In Aquimarina spinulae, a single window of DNA contains:
- a CDS encoding Hpt domain-containing protein has protein sequence MNETPNLIYIKELAAGSEAFEQKLIGIVKREFPDEKDEFLKNYTSKAYTKAAENVHKLKHKIGMFGFEEGYQTAIDFEEELKSGSTSLYSKFILILESIEHFLKTL, from the coding sequence ATGAACGAAACTCCAAATCTCATATATATAAAAGAACTGGCTGCAGGTTCTGAGGCTTTTGAACAAAAATTAATTGGTATTGTAAAGCGAGAATTTCCTGATGAAAAAGATGAATTTCTTAAAAATTATACCTCAAAAGCATATACTAAAGCAGCAGAAAATGTTCATAAACTAAAACATAAAATCGGAATGTTTGGTTTTGAAGAAGGGTATCAAACCGCAATAGACTTTGAAGAAGAGCTAAAAAGCGGTAGCACTTCGTTATATTCAAAATTTATATTAATTTTAGAATCCATAGAGCATTTTCTAAAAACGCTTTAA
- a CDS encoding FIST signal transduction protein, with product MRFQQFEKKKNQDWTAVVTTEKKLHNPLVLVFGNRYELENPEVYNDVKKLFPDGEIVIGSTAGEIIGSKVLDDSIALTAIEFEKSTYAIFRENSIDNNKDAIRLGNKLIQKVPKEGLKHIFIISEGSFVNGSALIEGLETKIDDIAITGGLCGDDSRFEKTISGYNENPKEGEVILIAFYGESLEISYAQYGGWTPFGPERIITKSDQNVLYELDHQPALDLYKKYLGDKAAELPQSALLYPLSVKSKDKEEPIVRTILSIDEKTNTMILAGDVPEGAVVQLMMGHIDNIVDGALQAAEIGMKNRKHKPELALLVSCIGRKLVMDQRVEEEVEEVIESIGTQATVAGFYSYGELSPFEGKNSNCELHNQTMTLTLFSE from the coding sequence ATGAGATTTCAACAATTTGAAAAGAAAAAAAATCAAGATTGGACTGCTGTTGTAACAACAGAAAAAAAGCTACACAATCCTTTAGTGCTGGTTTTCGGAAATCGATATGAATTAGAGAACCCCGAAGTTTATAACGATGTAAAAAAACTATTCCCAGATGGAGAAATTGTTATCGGTTCTACTGCCGGTGAAATTATTGGGAGTAAAGTTCTTGATGATTCGATAGCGCTAACCGCCATAGAATTTGAAAAAAGTACCTATGCCATATTTCGAGAAAATAGTATCGACAATAATAAAGATGCAATACGACTAGGAAACAAACTAATTCAAAAAGTACCAAAAGAGGGCTTAAAACATATTTTTATTATTTCTGAGGGTAGTTTTGTAAACGGTTCGGCATTAATCGAAGGTCTCGAAACAAAGATAGACGATATTGCCATTACGGGTGGACTCTGTGGGGATGATTCGAGATTTGAAAAAACAATATCGGGGTATAATGAGAATCCTAAAGAAGGAGAAGTTATATTAATCGCCTTTTATGGTGAATCTCTAGAGATTAGTTATGCCCAGTATGGGGGGTGGACTCCCTTTGGGCCAGAGCGAATTATTACAAAATCTGATCAGAATGTACTGTACGAATTAGATCATCAACCTGCTCTGGATTTATATAAAAAATATCTAGGGGATAAAGCCGCAGAACTCCCTCAATCTGCATTATTATACCCACTTAGTGTTAAATCTAAAGATAAAGAAGAGCCTATTGTAAGAACAATTCTATCTATCGATGAAAAAACCAATACAATGATACTGGCAGGAGATGTCCCAGAGGGAGCTGTCGTTCAATTAATGATGGGACATATTGATAATATTGTAGATGGAGCCCTGCAAGCAGCAGAAATAGGAATGAAAAACAGAAAACACAAACCCGAATTAGCTTTATTAGTAAGCTGTATTGGTAGAAAATTGGTTATGGATCAACGTGTTGAAGAAGAAGTAGAAGAAGTTATAGAATCTATTGGCACTCAAGCTACTGTAGCTGGGTTTTATTCATATGGTGAACTCTCTCCTTTTGAAGGAAAAAACTCAAACTGCGAACTACACAATCAAACAATGACCTTAACTTTATTTAGTGAATAA
- a CDS encoding sensor histidine kinase, which produces MNTERKESQYSEKFLNAIDRSYHNFEDQLGMLQRAMSISSKELFDANQKLQQEAEQQKKVIASLTDATRILQSITFKNMKEGKNGDELSGIELAVMIEEQAVQISEIEKQRELLLKDLEKSNKELNDYAHVVSHDLKSPLRSINTLINWIKEDANGELKAPILKNLDLIDQNIEKMDNLISGILEYSIISDKSRNLKSDIDLNTLIEDITHLIHPPDHITISTHDKLPVIYADVSRVKQIFQNLINNAIQAIDKDKGEVIIMYEEIPNFWKFGIKDNGRGISKKYHNKIFQIFQTLDDQKKSTGIGLSIVKKIVEFYNGKIWIESEEAQGTTFYFTLKK; this is translated from the coding sequence TTGAATACCGAGCGTAAAGAATCTCAGTATTCAGAAAAATTTTTAAATGCTATTGATAGATCCTATCACAATTTTGAAGATCAACTAGGCATGTTACAAAGGGCAATGTCTATAAGTTCTAAAGAATTATTTGATGCCAATCAAAAGCTCCAGCAGGAAGCAGAACAGCAAAAAAAGGTGATTGCCAGTTTAACCGATGCTACCAGGATTCTACAATCCATAACTTTCAAAAACATGAAAGAAGGAAAAAATGGAGACGAACTCTCGGGAATCGAACTTGCGGTAATGATCGAGGAGCAAGCTGTTCAAATTTCTGAAATAGAGAAACAAAGAGAATTGCTACTCAAAGATTTAGAAAAAAGTAATAAAGAGCTTAACGATTATGCGCATGTAGTATCTCACGATTTAAAATCTCCATTACGAAGTATCAATACGCTTATTAACTGGATAAAAGAAGATGCTAATGGGGAACTTAAAGCGCCAATACTAAAGAACCTGGATTTGATAGATCAAAATATTGAAAAAATGGATAACCTAATCAGTGGGATTTTAGAGTATTCTATAATTAGTGATAAATCGAGGAATTTAAAATCTGATATCGATTTAAATACCTTAATCGAAGATATTACACATCTCATACATCCTCCTGATCATATCACAATTAGTACACACGATAAGCTTCCTGTTATATATGCAGATGTATCACGAGTTAAGCAAATATTTCAGAATTTAATTAATAATGCAATACAAGCAATAGATAAGGATAAAGGAGAGGTTATCATAATGTATGAAGAAATCCCTAATTTCTGGAAATTCGGTATTAAAGACAATGGAAGAGGGATTTCTAAAAAATATCACAACAAGATATTTCAGATATTTCAAACGCTCGATGATCAAAAAAAATCAACAGGTATTGGATTATCGATCGTAAAAAAAATAGTAGAATTTTATAATGGTAAGATCTGGATCGAATCTGAAGAAGCCCAAGGAACTACTTTTTATTTTACATTAAAAAAATAA
- a CDS encoding heme NO-binding domain-containing protein: MKGIVFTEFLELVEDKFGLEVVDKIIQQSNLPSQGAYTAIGTYDFSEMLGLLKHLSEHTKLSIDDLLLTYAEHFFSVLASSYPDLINKYNDPIEMLSSIENHIHVEVRKIYPDAELPTFEIQEKTASKLVMIYKSSRAMYSFGLGLMRKTFEHFDATATITLEKLTSDGTEVKFSIVKTNE; this comes from the coding sequence ATGAAAGGAATAGTATTTACAGAATTTTTAGAATTAGTCGAAGATAAATTCGGATTAGAAGTAGTTGATAAAATTATTCAACAATCTAATCTACCCTCGCAAGGAGCATATACTGCCATAGGTACCTATGATTTTTCTGAAATGTTGGGATTGTTAAAGCATCTTAGTGAGCATACAAAACTAAGTATCGACGATCTTCTTCTTACCTATGCCGAACATTTTTTTTCTGTTTTAGCCAGTAGCTACCCCGATTTAATTAACAAGTACAATGATCCAATAGAAATGCTATCTTCTATCGAAAATCATATTCATGTCGAAGTTCGAAAAATATATCCTGATGCAGAACTTCCCACTTTTGAAATACAAGAAAAAACAGCCTCTAAACTGGTTATGATTTATAAATCCAGTAGAGCCATGTATAGTTTTGGGCTTGGGCTAATGCGTAAAACTTTTGAGCATTTTGATGCTACCGCCACAATCACTCTAGAAAAACTCACATCAGATGGAACGGAAGTAAAATTTAGTATCGTGAAAACAAATGAGTAG
- a CDS encoding LytR/AlgR family response regulator transcription factor, with the protein MNCIIIDDEETARMIIQQLCSQVDELNVIKDFPNAIQAIKFLNKEEVDLIFLDIHMPDFTGFDFIDTLKNPPKIILTTSDKNFALEAFEYECIVDYLVKPITLPRFLKAIQKAESATTVATTEASVETSTELPSNTPSSEENELYINIDRRLIKINLPTINLIEAKGDYVLIKTEKQNYTVHSTLKKVEEKLPTDLFLKVHRSYIINIKKIIDIEDNSVLIAKDVIPVSRSNRPELMKRLNML; encoded by the coding sequence ATGAATTGCATAATTATAGATGATGAAGAAACCGCAAGAATGATTATTCAACAACTTTGTTCGCAGGTTGATGAACTCAATGTGATTAAGGATTTCCCTAATGCAATTCAGGCTATTAAATTCTTAAATAAAGAAGAAGTAGATCTCATATTTCTGGATATTCATATGCCCGATTTTACAGGTTTTGATTTTATCGATACCCTAAAAAATCCCCCAAAGATTATTTTAACAACTTCTGACAAGAATTTTGCTTTAGAAGCTTTTGAGTATGAGTGTATTGTAGATTACCTGGTAAAACCAATAACCTTACCCAGGTTTCTTAAAGCCATACAAAAGGCAGAAAGTGCTACTACAGTTGCTACAACAGAAGCCTCTGTAGAGACTTCTACAGAACTGCCATCGAACACTCCTTCTTCTGAAGAAAATGAGCTTTATATTAATATCGACAGAAGATTAATCAAAATTAATCTCCCAACTATTAATTTGATAGAAGCCAAAGGAGATTATGTACTGATAAAAACCGAAAAGCAAAATTATACAGTGCATTCTACCTTAAAAAAAGTTGAAGAAAAACTACCAACCGATCTTTTCTTAAAAGTACATCGATCTTATATCATTAACATCAAAAAAATCATTGATATAGAAGACAACAGTGTGCTTATTGCAAAAGATGTTATCCCTGTAAGTCGTTCTAACCGTCCAGAGTTAATGAAACGTCTTAATATGCTTTAA
- a CDS encoding phytoene desaturase family protein, protein MQDNPQETTDLKLQVENEIDTIIVGSGVGGLASAICLARSGQRVLVLEQHDVPGGWCHSFYLNGYRFTPGVHYVGLLDKGQSTSELYEGLGIANDLAFFRMNTKAYEHCWIGDERFDFPANFDALCDSLSQRFPEEKKDIRKYLTMVRTVSRQIQLIPKIKGFWDHVTIPFRTKYMGKYALFSLKRVIGWYLKNPLLKTILNIQYGDHGLPPGKASFPLHCAVMDHYFDGGFYPMGGGGAIVKAMTNAIKKHGSEVRTGQSVKRILLEGEKKKRAIGVELENGERILAKRVISNADPGKTYLDMVGRDNISRKLVKKLNKTKYSCTSLMLFLTVDMDLRKAGLDSGNIWMMPKNADMDEQFAEMQRVDIEEGEEFAGLFISCTTLKDPISFDGRYHTMEVITYINYEAFKRFENENKERSPEYLQFKEKLTQKFVNSLEKVVPGISDHIVQKELGTPITNEYYINSTNGCVYGTEKSLRHIGPLAYKPKSEIENLYLCGASIASHGVAGASYSGVQTAALILKCRQDDLIQPDVDLNQDVRIYDAEDPSDYPDWMLRKIEVKKSRLATDDNRFSSVKEK, encoded by the coding sequence ATGCAAGACAACCCTCAGGAAACAACAGATCTAAAATTACAAGTTGAAAATGAAATTGATACAATCATTGTTGGTTCTGGAGTAGGGGGGTTAGCTTCTGCAATTTGTTTGGCTCGCAGTGGTCAACGGGTATTAGTTCTCGAACAACATGATGTGCCTGGGGGATGGTGCCATAGTTTTTACCTAAATGGATATCGTTTTACACCTGGAGTGCATTATGTAGGATTGTTAGATAAAGGACAATCGACAAGCGAACTTTATGAAGGACTGGGAATTGCAAATGATCTCGCCTTTTTTAGAATGAATACAAAGGCATACGAACATTGCTGGATTGGTGATGAACGTTTTGATTTCCCTGCTAATTTTGATGCATTATGTGACTCGTTATCACAACGCTTTCCAGAAGAAAAGAAGGATATTAGAAAATACCTCACTATGGTTCGTACAGTGAGTCGACAAATACAATTGATTCCTAAAATAAAAGGCTTTTGGGATCATGTTACTATTCCTTTTCGAACAAAATACATGGGCAAATATGCTTTATTTAGTTTAAAAAGGGTGATTGGTTGGTATCTCAAAAACCCATTACTCAAAACGATACTCAATATACAATATGGTGATCATGGATTACCACCAGGTAAAGCAAGTTTTCCTTTACATTGCGCAGTAATGGATCATTATTTTGACGGTGGTTTTTATCCCATGGGTGGTGGCGGAGCTATAGTAAAGGCTATGACTAATGCTATTAAAAAACATGGTAGTGAAGTGCGTACCGGGCAAAGTGTAAAACGTATTTTATTAGAAGGAGAAAAGAAAAAACGAGCTATTGGAGTTGAACTCGAAAACGGTGAGCGAATTCTTGCCAAAAGAGTGATCTCTAATGCAGACCCGGGAAAGACCTATTTAGATATGGTAGGTCGGGATAATATAAGCCGTAAATTAGTAAAGAAACTTAATAAAACGAAATATTCGTGTACATCCCTAATGCTGTTTTTGACAGTAGATATGGATCTTCGAAAAGCAGGATTAGATTCTGGTAATATATGGATGATGCCCAAAAATGCAGATATGGATGAGCAGTTTGCAGAAATGCAAAGAGTTGATATCGAAGAAGGTGAAGAATTTGCAGGTCTTTTTATAAGTTGTACAACGCTTAAAGATCCTATAAGTTTTGATGGCCGATATCATACTATGGAAGTAATTACCTATATTAATTATGAAGCTTTTAAACGATTCGAAAATGAGAATAAAGAACGCTCTCCAGAATATCTGCAATTCAAAGAAAAGTTGACTCAAAAGTTTGTGAATAGCTTAGAAAAAGTGGTTCCCGGGATTAGTGATCATATTGTGCAAAAAGAATTGGGAACTCCGATAACCAATGAGTATTATATAAATTCTACCAATGGTTGTGTATATGGTACCGAAAAAAGTTTACGCCATATTGGTCCTTTGGCGTATAAACCAAAAAGTGAGATCGAAAACTTATACCTCTGTGGTGCCAGTATCGCATCTCATGGAGTAGCAGGAGCAAGTTATTCTGGAGTTCAGACGGCTGCATTAATTCTTAAATGTAGACAAGATGATCTTATTCAACCAGATGTGGATCTAAATCAGGATGTTCGTATTTATGATGCCGAAGATCCTTCTGATTACCCAGACTGGATGCTACGTAAAATAGAAGTAAAAAAGTCACGTTTGGCTACCGATGATAATAGATTCTCTTCTGTTAAAGAAAAGTAA
- a CDS encoding PAS domain-containing sensor histidine kinase: MSSDDIEILKRAIQREKLARKQAEKILEDKSRELYLITQELKETNEKLEDQVGTKESELQGVFDNLLDAYVRMDIFGNVLEMNYAARNLFGYDITEEKLNVIKLIYKDDYKYAMASFQELVTKGSFSDYQARVYTKNNGVRTVHINASLIFDKNKTPIGAQGIVTDITEKLKQKQIFEEQKKQLSVIVENSSLGIALSQFGKILQTNKAFQDLLGYTQEELLQMEIKDISLKDEYEASASNMEKMNNGEIDNFSINRRYVKRNKSTFWAKTNVAAVRDPDRNIKYMVALVEDITEQLEVEKQRDQLVKNLEKTNQELKDYAHIVSHDLKSPLRSINALVNWIKEDHIDTLDTSGVKHFTMIENTLEKMETLINNILSYSSVSNKENLQTKEIDLNILIDDIKNIILIPDHIEVSIKNKLPVIDGDITRIQQLFQNLIGNAVIYTDKEIGTIEIDHEDKKTYHLFKIKDNGIGIKKEHHKKIFRMFQSVGDNENSSGIGLAIVKKIIDLYEGDIWLESELGKGTTFYFTLKK; this comes from the coding sequence ATGAGTAGTGATGATATAGAAATACTAAAAAGAGCCATACAAAGAGAAAAATTAGCTCGAAAACAAGCAGAAAAAATTCTTGAGGATAAATCCCGAGAACTTTATCTGATCACTCAAGAATTAAAGGAAACTAATGAAAAACTAGAAGATCAGGTAGGTACAAAGGAATCTGAGCTGCAAGGTGTATTCGATAATTTATTAGATGCATATGTACGAATGGATATTTTTGGTAATGTCCTGGAGATGAACTATGCAGCTAGAAATTTATTTGGATATGATATTACCGAAGAGAAACTAAATGTTATAAAACTTATTTATAAAGACGATTATAAATACGCTATGGCTTCTTTTCAGGAATTGGTTACCAAAGGTTCTTTTTCTGATTACCAGGCCCGGGTATATACCAAAAATAATGGAGTACGCACCGTTCATATTAATGCCAGTCTTATTTTTGACAAAAACAAAACTCCTATAGGCGCACAGGGTATAGTAACAGATATTACCGAAAAGCTTAAACAAAAACAAATATTCGAAGAACAGAAAAAACAACTATCTGTTATTGTCGAAAACTCGTCTTTGGGAATTGCGCTTTCTCAATTTGGAAAAATACTTCAGACCAATAAAGCTTTCCAGGATTTATTAGGATATACACAAGAAGAACTACTACAAATGGAGATCAAAGATATTTCTCTAAAAGATGAATACGAAGCCTCGGCCAGCAATATGGAAAAAATGAATAATGGTGAGATTGACAATTTTTCTATAAATAGAAGATATGTAAAACGAAATAAATCCACATTCTGGGCAAAGACCAACGTAGCCGCGGTACGTGATCCAGATAGAAATATTAAATACATGGTTGCCTTAGTAGAAGATATTACAGAACAATTAGAGGTAGAAAAACAAAGAGATCAACTGGTAAAAAACCTGGAGAAAACAAATCAGGAACTTAAGGATTATGCACATATCGTTTCTCATGATCTAAAATCGCCATTAAGAAGTATTAATGCTCTTGTAAACTGGATTAAAGAAGATCATATTGATACACTTGATACATCTGGTGTAAAACATTTTACCATGATCGAAAATACACTAGAAAAAATGGAAACCCTCATCAATAATATCCTTAGTTATTCTAGTGTAAGTAACAAAGAAAACCTGCAAACCAAAGAAATAGATCTTAATATACTTATAGATGATATAAAAAATATTATTCTGATTCCTGATCATATAGAAGTTTCTATTAAAAATAAACTTCCTGTAATCGATGGTGATATCACCAGAATTCAACAGCTTTTTCAGAATCTAATTGGTAATGCCGTAATTTATACTGATAAAGAAATCGGAACAATAGAAATTGATCACGAAGACAAAAAGACCTATCACCTCTTTAAAATTAAGGATAATGGGATAGGGATAAAAAAAGAGCATCACAAGAAGATTTTTAGGATGTTTCAATCTGTAGGAGACAATGAAAATTCTTCTGGAATCGGACTCGCAATTGTAAAAAAAATAATAGATCTATATGAAGGTGATATATGGTTAGAAAGTGAATTAGGTAAGGGCACAACATTTTACTTCACATTAAAAAAATAG
- a CDS encoding response regulator, whose translation MMSLTFLLIDDDEIERLKFARVLDKNDYPHKIIEAKNGEEALDVLAKKDQQPDIIFLDLNMPKMNGLEFLKELKSDTSLQYIPVIILSTSNNHQDLKEAYEIGAAGYIVKPLKYEEYTHKIKCLIEYWSVNELLKA comes from the coding sequence ATGATGAGTTTGACTTTTTTATTAATAGATGATGACGAAATAGAACGGCTAAAATTTGCCAGAGTTTTGGATAAAAATGACTATCCTCACAAAATTATAGAGGCCAAAAATGGTGAAGAAGCTTTAGATGTTTTAGCAAAAAAGGATCAACAACCCGATATTATTTTCCTTGATCTAAACATGCCTAAAATGAATGGTTTAGAATTTTTAAAAGAACTAAAATCAGATACATCATTACAATACATACCGGTGATCATTTTAAGTACATCTAATAATCATCAAGATCTTAAAGAAGCGTATGAAATTGGAGCTGCTGGTTATATTGTAAAACCACTAAAATATGAAGAATACACGCATAAAATAAAATGTTTAATTGAATACTGGAGTGTTAATGAACTTTTAAAAGCATAA